A window of Kyrpidia spormannii genomic DNA:
GAATGAGACAGCGTACCGGGCTTATGCTGAAGCGGCGAAACAGCTCGATATGGTGGCCATGAACGGCGAGGGCGGCGAGATCAAAGACATGATTGGCAAGTACCCGAAACACCGGGGGCTGCAAGTGGCGTCAGGGCGCTTCGGAGTGAACATCGAGTTGTGCAATGCGGCCAACATCCTTGAAATCAAGATCGGTCAGGGGGCAAAGCCAGGGGAAGGCGGTCACCTGCCCGGCTCCAAGGTCTCGGCGAAGGTGGCGGCGGCGCGAAATGCGCAACCGGGAATCGATTTGATCTCTCCTTCGAATAACCACGACATTTATTCGATCGAGGATTTGGCCCAGATGATCGATGAGTTGAAAACGGCCAATCCGAACGCCCGGGTGTCGGTCAAGGTGCCCGTGGTGCCCAACATCGGCACCATTGCTGTGGGCATCGCCAAAGCGGGCGCCGATATTATCACCCTGAGCGGATATGACGGCGGGACGGGTGCCGCCAGGGCCCACGCGCTTAAGCATGTGGGCTTGCCGGTGGAGATCGGCGTCCGCCACGCCCATGTGGCGCTGACAGAGGCGGGGTTGCGGGATCAGGTGGAGATCTGGGCGGACGGCGGCCTGAAAAGCGGTCTCGATGTGGTGAAAATGATCCTGCTCGGAGCGAATCGCTGCGGTTTTGCAACCCTGGCCATGGTGGCGGTGGGGTGCACGAGTTGCCGGGCCTGCCACAAAGACACCTGCCACGTCGGGATCGCCACCCAGATCGAATCGACAGAAGAGGCGAAGGAAAAGGGGCTGAAGATGTTCGTGCCCCGGGAGTTCGACACCGCGGTGGCGAACTTGGTGACCCTGTTCCGCGCCATGGGACGAGAGGTTCAGGAATGGACGGCCCGGCTGGGGGCGAGACGGACTCAGGATCTGGTTGGCAGAACGGACCTTCTAGAACAGGTTCGGGAGTTGGATCGGGTCGATGTGACAGCGCTCCTGGTGCCCACCATTGTGAGCACCCGGAAGGTGGCCCTGGCCAGCGCTCCCAAAGTTCGCCTGAGCAGCGTTGGCGTCGATTCGTTGACCGAGCGGATTGCAGCCCAGGCGACATTGGAGGTGGCGGCGGGTAGCGAGACGGTGGTCCAGCAGGTGGACCAGGTCACCGCCCACGATCGGGTGTTGGGCAGTTTCTTGGCAGGTTCGGTAACCCGGGGCCGATTCCGGGGCGAGATGAAGCGCTTCAAAAAAGCGAATCTCGATTTCAACGGCGGATCGATCGCTGGAAACGGCCTCGGTGCGTATAATGCCCCGGGCGTCCACATTCGAGTTGAAGGCGGCGCCCAGGACGGGGTGGGAAAAACCGCTGTGGGCGGTAAGATTGTCGTGATGAAAGGGCTGAACCGCCGAGGCGAGCGCCTGGATGGGTCTGTGGGTAAGGGGTTGGCCTACGGGGCTCAAAAGGGCTTGTTCATCGTCCAGGGAGATGCCGATTCCCGGGCTGGGATTCGCCTTTCCGGCGCTGACGTGATCATCGGGGGCATGCTCCGGGAACCTGTGAACGATTCCCTGGGTCTCATTGGCGCCCGGGCGAATTTGAAAGGGTTTGCCTTTGAGTATATGACGAATGGCCGGGCGCTGGTTCTCGGCGACCCAGGGCCGTGGATTTGTTCGGGGATGACCGGGGGCGTTGTGTATTTGCGGGTACAGCCGGAGATGGGACTAACCGAAGAAGCGTTGAAACGGCGGATTGCCAAGGGCGCCAAGGTGTCGATGCAGCCCTTAGATCCGGAAGGGAAGCGGGACGTCGAAGAACTGCTGCATCTGTACCTCCGGGAGCTCATGCGCACGAAGCAATATGAAGAGGCGGATACGGTGCGCCGGCTACTCGACCACAGTGAAAACCACTTTGTCATGATCAAGCCAAGCCGTCAGCAGACCGACCAAGACATCGCCACAGAATGAGTGGGAACAAAAGGGGGCCCGAGGAGGGCCCCTGAGAATTTTTTCGCAGGGCAAATGTTTTCGTTTGACTCTGGGCCCAGAAAGCAGTATGATAAAAGCGGTTGAATGGCCAAATGGATTTCTAGGAGGTTTCCGATGCAAGGAAGGGTTAAATGGTTTAACGCGGAAAAGGGCTACGGGTTCATCGAACGGGAGGACGGGGGCGACGTGTTCGTCCACTTTTCCGCGATCCAGCAGGAGGGCTTTAAAAGCCTCGAAGAAGGACAGTTGGTGGAGTTTGACATTGTGGAAGGTGCTCGTGGTCCCCAAGCCGCGAACGTCGTCAAACTGTAACGCGGAAATCTCCTAGTGAAGCAGGATCGATTTCAACGCGGATACGGCCTCGAGGAGTATATCCTCGAGGTTTTTTGTTATGCCGGTGGCTGGTTTTCCCGGCTGTGAAGGGGATTATTCCGATGGGCGACGGAGCCAAGGAACGAATTCTAACCTTATTCAAGCATATGAGGGCTTAAGAGCCGACCTTCGGCGCTGGGCGAGTTCAGCGGGCGACCTTCTTGCCCTCAATTCTAGTTACGGGAATGGGAGTGGCTCGTCAATTGGCCGGCGGTCAAGTAGAATGCAGGAGAGGTGGTGGGTGAATGGGAAAACGATTCAAAGCGTACATCCTTTTGTTTGTGATTCTGGCGGGCTTTGTGTTCGCCGCGGTCGGGTGTACGCTCACGGTGCCGGCCTTTGACGCCAGCAAACTGGATCCCGCCCAAGAAACGATTATTTATGACAGATATGGGCAACCGGCCATCACCCTCAGGCCGAGTAAATCCATTCCAGTTCCGTTGCAAGACATTCCGATCAATTTGAGGAATGCGGTGATTGCCACCGAAGACAGTCGTTTCTACGAACACCCAGGTATCGACCTACGGGGCATGGCCCGGGCATTGGTCCGGGATATCCTGTCGGGAGGCAAGGTGGAAGGGGGAAGCACCATCACCCAACAGTTGGCCAGGTGGGTCTTCCTCAACGACCAGAAGACGTTTTCACGCAAGATCGAAGAGATCATTCTTGCTGCTCAGTTGGAGCGCCATTACACCAAAGACGAGATCCTGGAAATGTATCTCAACAAAATTTATTTTGGCGGCCAAGCCTACGGGGTGGAGATGGCGGCTCGGCAGTATTTTGGCGTATCGGTTAAAGACTTAAACGGTCAAAAAGATCCCATCGGCGACTTGGCAAAATGTGCGTTGATCGCGGGTCTTCCCCAGGCGCCATCTTACTACAATCCCTTTGTGCATCCCCAGGCGGCCAAGGAACGCCGAGACATCGTCCTGGAGAACATGTACAAAAATGGATATATTACGAAAGAGCAGATGGACGCCGCCAAACAGCAACCGGTCCCTACTTCCCCGCCGAAAACGGGGCTTCCGGTGGATGATAGCAACAAGTATCCGTGGTTCCTCGATTATGTCTTGGAAGAAGCGGAGAATCTCGGCATAAGTGCGGACGAGATCATGCGGGGCGGGTACAGGATTTATACCACCCTGGACCCGCAGGTTCAGGAGTCGATGCAGCAGACTTACGAGAAAACGTCCTTGTTCCAATTGCCCAATGGCCAGCTCCCCCGGAGTGCAGCCGTCGTCCTCGACCCGAAAACGGGAGGCATCGCCGGGATTATCGGAGGCATGCAGTATAAGACCTTCCGGGGGTTCAACTACGCCACCATGAACAACTTCACGATGACGGGAGGCAACGGGCAGAGCCCAGGGTCGACGATCAAGCCCTTGGTGGATTACGGGCCGGCCATTGAAACCGGGCGGTACGGCCCCAACTCGTTGTTGAAAGACCAGCTGATCACGTATGGATCGGGTGCCGGGGCTTATACGCCCCACAACTGGGACGGTCGGTACCGCGGCACGATGACCCTTCGCGCGGCACTGGAGCTGTCGGAGAATGCTCCGGCGGTATGGCTGCTGGATCAAATTGGCATCAAAACGGGTCTCGATTTCGCGAAGAAGCTCGGGCTACCCGTCACTCCGGACGATTACAACCATTTGGCAGTAGCTCTCGGGGCCACGTCCAAGGGGGCTTCGCCCTTGATCATGGCCCAGGCCTATGCCGCTTTTGACAATGCGGGCCAATTCATCAAGGCCCACGCCATCACGAAGATCGTGGACGGCAACGGCCGGGTGCTGGTGCAGCCCGATTACGCGCCCACCCAGGTCATGCAGCCCCGCACCGCGGCGACGATGACCGATTTGCTCAAGAGCGTGGTGGATCACGGTTTGGGGGCTGCCGCCCGGATTCCGGGCTACGCCGTGGCTGGGAAAACGGGGACCCAGGAATATGCGCCCATTAAAGGGCAGAACACCGATCTATGGTTTGTGGGTTACACTCCGGATTATGTCGGGGCGGTCTGGATGGGTCCTCCCGATGGAATGAACTATATCCCGCTGAGTCCCGGTCAGCAAGGTGAGTACGGGAGTGGAAAGGCGGCGGCGGTGTTCCAGTCGATGATGACGAGGATTATTCAAACCGAGCATCTACCGCCCAAACCTTTCCCCGTCCTCGGAGGGACATCCACCCCAACGCCGCCTCCGGACCAAACTCCGCCTTCCCAGGCGATCACCGACCTGGCAGCCACGGTGTCCTCGGATGGCAGCAAGGTGGATCTGCGCTGGACGCCCATCCAAGGGGATGTTTCCTACCGGGTGTACCGGACGGAGAATGGGGGAACCCAGGCCCTCGTTGCTTCGGTGACAGGCGGGTCCTGGACGGATGACCAGGTCACGCCAGGTGGTCAGTACGAGTACGTCGTGGCAGCGGTGGACGGATCGGGGAACGAGGTGAACCGGTCCAATGCCGTGACGGTTTCGATTCCCGAAACGGTCCAGCAGCCCCCGGGTCGATCCCAGACGGACACCGGAAACGGCGGGAAGCCCCAAAAGCCTCCCAAAGAGGACAAAAAGAATCACGGGAGTACCGGTGAGAACGGCGGCGGGGCTTCCGGAGGGCAACCCACGAATCCGATCGAAAATCAGCCTGGGACGCCCCAAACGTCCACCGTCTTCCAATGAGATGTTCATAGAGTGTAGGCCGGATTGGGGCGTGGGGGCGACGGCCCCTTCCCCGCTCAGGGCCGCGGGAGAGTCCAGGCCGGTCCATGGAGTTGGACGGCTTGGATTTTTTCTGTTTCTTATGTTATAGTGGTTCACGACCGGGGCGGGTGGCGGGAGTCGGAGAAGGGAAGGGAACGACATCGATGGGTTTTGACGTAGATAAGATTCAGACGGCCGTCCGCATGATTCTTGAAGCGATCGGGGAGGATCCAGAGCGGGAGGGGTTAAAGGACACCCCCGGCCGGGTGGCGCGGATGTATCAGGAAGTGTTTCGGGGATTGCACCAGGATCCCCGGGAAGAACTGAATGCAATTTTCAATATTGAACACGAAGAATTGGTCCTCGTGCGGGACATTTTGTTCTATTCGATGTGTGAACACCACTTGGTCCCTTTTTTCGGCAAAGCCCATGTGGCGTATCTCCCACGGGGAGGGAGAGTCACGGGGTTGAGTAAGCTGGCGAGATTGGTGGAGACGGTGGCTCGCAGACCTCAGCTGCAAGAGAGGATCACCTCGACGGTGGCCGACGCGATTATGGAGAAATTGGAAGCCCGGGGTGCGGTGGTGGTTCTCGAAGCGGAACACATGTGCATGACCATGCGTGGAGTCAATAAACCTGGAAGCCAGACGGTGACCAGCGCCGTTCGCGGGGTATTTCTGGAAGACGGAAAGCTCCGGGAAGAGGTTTTCCGCCTGATCGGCCATCGGTAAGGGCAGATCGGCAGGGGGCGCCTCAAGGCGCCTTTTTTTTGTGGTGGTCAGGGCTCCGGGTACAGCTGGAGGGGAATGCCCCTCAAATAATCCCATGACACCAGGTGAAAATCGATCCCAAACTTTCTGCCGGTGAGGGCGGTGCGGTGTCCGGGGCCGTGAAGGTGTCCGTAGATACATTTGTCAACACCGTAGTCGCCCATGAGGTCAATCAGATCGTTGGACTCATGGTGTTCGTTGACAGGAGGGTAATGGATCATCACCCACAGCCGACTGCCTGATGGCGCCGAACGGAGGGAGAGCTCCAGCCGGGCGATCTCCCGCTGAAAGATCCGCCCGTCATGTTCGGAAAAATCCCGGCTTCCCGGACACGTCCAGCCCCGGGTGCCGCAGACGGCGATGTTGTCCCCGAGGATGACGCTGTCGTTCTGAATGGCGTACATATCCGGAGGCAGTGCCTCCCGGAGCCGGGAGATGCTCGGCCACCAGTAGTCGTGATTGCCCCTCAAAAGCACTTTTCGACCAGGCAGCCGGGAGATCCACAACAGGTCCGGAAGGGCCTCGGGCAGGCGCATCCCCCAACTGATATCCCCAGGGATCAAAACCCAGTCCTGGGGACCAACGGACCTCAGCCAGGCCTGACGGGTGCGGTCGGGGTGTTCTGCCCAGGCTTCCCCGAAAATCGTCATGGGCTTGGGAGTGTGTGAAGAAAGGTGAAGATCGCCGATCGCGTAAATGCGCATGGTTTCCATCCTCCGGACCCGGCTTTGGCACGTTCTATTTGTACACGAGTTCATTCCGAAATGCAAGACACAGGATTCCCTCGGCGGTCGACAGGATTTTGGCGATTCATGTCGAACTAGTCACCAGCGGGAAGGAGGAAGAACGATGGCGGACAAGGCGGCCCGTTCGTATCGCTACAGTATTGAGGGCAGCCTCAAGCGGGCCCTCTTTCTGGCCGGACATCCTCTGACGATGGGTGAACTATCTGCGGCGGTCAAGGCGCTGGGGCGAAGTGAATTATCCGACGAAGATTTGCAGGCCCGATTGCAAGCGGCTTTAACCACGGCGGCGGGGGCTTTTGAGTTTGAAGACGGCGCCTGGCGATTGCGAAAGGACGGCGGGTCGGAGCTGGGGGATTTAGCGCTGCAGTTTCTTCGCCAGGCGGGGCACCCGATGAAATTCGGCGATATTCTGCGCCATTTGCAATCGGTCACCCGGCGCAGCCGCGGGGAACTGATGTCCAGGGTGGATCTGGACGGGGATCCGCGTTTTGCCAGATTGGATTCTGGAGAATGGGTGTTGACCGATTGGCCGGAAACCATGGAGAGCCAGGATGAAGTGGCGGCCGGCGCGGAGATGGCGCAGGGGGAGGGGACGACGATGAGCGGTGGAGCGACGGAAGAGTTGGTGACACAAACCGTTCGTATGATTCGCGATCAATTGGCGCTGCTTCGGGAACGGGAGCAGGCGATTTCTCGAGAGGCCCTGGACTGTTTTTATCAAGAAGATTTGTCGGGGATCGAGCGGCTGATGAGGGAGCGGCGATCGCTGAAGAATCTAATTGACAAGCTCGAAGGGGTGGCGGAGGATCTCCCCGCCTCCGACGAAGCGGCGGTGGGTACGGCTCCCTGAGGGGGACGATCGGCCATGATCGAAGAACGATTTGCCCGACTTCGCGCCGTCATCGAGGCGTGGGAAACCTGGGAGGCGGAACGGGGAAAAGAGTTTCAGGATTTGTTCGAACGGGGAGACGAATCGGCGATTCGTCGGCTCATGGAGGAGATGCAGACCTTGCGCCGCCGGCGGCGGGCTTTAGAGGCTTTTGTGCAGCGGTGGGCCGAAGGCGGGTCCCGGTCCGTGGGCGGGAGGGGGGGCGATGGCTAGAGAGGTGTACCCACCCAGAGCGGTGGAAGGTCTGGAACGTTGGCACTGGCGCATGGCGGCTGCCGGATGGACATTGACGGAGGAGCAGTGGAAAGCCGTTCAGTCCCCCCATCGCCGCATCGCGGTGTATGCTGGACCGGGAACAGGGAAAACCACGGTCCTGGCCGCCCGGGTCTTATTTCTGATCCAGGTTCTGGGAATGCGCCCGGCAGATCTTTTGGTGACCACCTTTACCCGGGAGGCGGCTGCGGAGCTGAAGGAGAGATTGCGCCCCTGGCTCCCCAGCCGGAGTTTGATTGAGATGGAGATGGGAACCCTCCATTCTCGAATGTTGCGGTGGTGGGTTCGGGAGAGTGGCCAAGTCCCGAGACTTCTCACTCCAGAGGAGCAGAGGCGGTTAGTGGAAAAGGCGGCCCGCAGATGCGGGACATCCGGGGAGGAGGCCGCAGCGGCCCTGGCAGTGGCCAAGTCCCGGCGCCCAGGTCGGGACCAGGTGCCGACCATGCTTTGGGAGATCTATGAAAGTGAACTGCGGCGGTACGGCGCATGGGATTTTGACGACATTCTCATACACGTCCACGAACTTTTGTTCGAACAAGGTCGAAGACCGCCTTGGAAAGCGGTCCTGGTGGACGAAGCCCAGGATCTCAATGAAGTACAGAGTATCCTGGTGGAAGGGCTGGCGCGAGATGGGCTACTCTTTATGATCGGCGACGATGACCAGTCGATCTATAGATTTCGCGGAGCGGTTCCAATATATTTTCAAGGCCATCTCAGCCGGCCGGACACCGCTGTCTTTTACCTGTCCATCAACCACCGGTCCCATCAGGGACTCGTAGAACCCTGCAACCGTTTGATCGCCAACAACGGGGATGCCCGGGGTAAATCGATCCGGGCGTTGCGCCAAGGCCCAGGGCCCGAAGTCAGGCTTTTTCCCGATGAATGGGAACAAGACCGTTGGTTAAACCGGGTGTTGGCTCAGGAAGCCGTCCAGGGAACGGCTGCCGTCCTGGCCCGGACTCACCAACAGTTGCAGAGGGCGTTGGGCCGGGGAGGCGGAGAGCATCGGTATGGGGTGAGTTGGTTGACTTTCCACGGGTCAAAGGGCCGGGAATTCGACCATGTGTATATCCTCGATGCCGTGGAAGGGTCTGCACCGCACTATCCCGGCGCCCCGGGCAAAAAACGGGATCAGGAGCTGGAGGCTTCGGCTGTCGAGGAAGAACGGCGGTTGTTTTATGTGGCCATGACCCGGGCCAGAGAGCGGTTGGTGATCTTGGTTCCGGCGCGTATCGAGGGAAAGGAGACTCGAATGAGTCGCTTTCTGGCCGAGGCGGGTTTAGCGGAACAAAAATTGCCGGGTAGTCGGTGGAGAGGCCTGAGAAAGATCTTGCGCCGGGAGTGAGGATGTGGTACAGTAACTTTTGCCGCCGCATGGAGGCGGGTTGCAAAAAGAGGGTCGCAGGGTATATACTAGAGATGATTGCATTGTAAAGCAGGGGTGGGTTGAAGCGCGGAGCGGATCCGGAATTCCGTGGCCGAATCTGCCGGCGTAGCTCAGTAGGTAGAGCAACTGACTTGTAATCAGTAGGTCGCGGGTTCGATTCCTGTCGCCGGCTCCACGGTGTGGAGGGGTACCAAAGCGGTCAACTGGGGCGGACTGTAAATCCGTTGGCGTAGCCTTCGTAGGTTCGAATCCTACCCCCTCCACCACGACCGCACAGCGAGGTTCCCACCGGAACAAGTAAAACCGCATAACGCAGGGGTGTAGTTCAGCTGGTAGAACGGCGGTCTCCAAAACCGCATGTCGTGGGTTCGAATCCTGCCACCCCTGCCAATGTGGTGGGTATGGCGAAGTGGCTAACGCACCGGATTGTGGCTCCGGCATTCGAGGGTTCGATCCCCTCTACCCACCCCAAGATTGGGGAGTAGCCAAGCGGTAAGGCAGCGGACTTTGACTCCGTCATGCGAAGGTTCGAATCCTTCCTCCCCAGCCATGAGAGCCATTAGCTCAGATGGTAGAGCACCTGACTTTTAATCAGGGTGTCGCAGGTTCGAGTCCTGCATGGCTCACCATAGAATTGCGGGTGTGGCGGAATTGGCAGACGCACCAGATTTAGGTTCTGGCGGGCAACCGTGGGGGTTCAAGTCCCTCCACCCGCACCAAAAAACCCTTGAAATTATACGCAAAGAGACAAGTCTAGTGACGTTTCTTTCGTCTACAGTACCGCACCAGACTCGCAAGATTCTTGGACGAAAAAGGCCTCTTTCCTGTTGGTCCAGCTACTCCAAACAGGAAAGGGGTTTTTCTATTGCCACGTATTCGATCCACAAAGCATTCTGTTCAGGCTAACGCATGGCAACAGGCCGTCGAGGAATACCTGTTGTATCGAAAAGCGGACGGGCTACGGGAAAGCACACTTAAAGCGCAAAGGGAAACATTAGCGTTGTTCTTTCGACGTTATCCTGAAGCCTGGAATGATCCGCAAAAGGCCGTCCTACAGTTTTTGAGTGAGGACATCAAACCCTCCACATATAACTACCGCTTAACCTATTTGAAATCGTTTTTTGACTGGTGCATTGAACAAGGCTTTTTCCAAGAAAATCCTGTAAAACGCTTCAAAAAGCGCAAAACTGACCATCGGATTGTTCAACTTGACGAGACGATTATGACAAAGTTATTACAATTGCCTGATAAAAGTACGTTTGCAGGACTTCGGGATTATGCGTTGTTTTTATTGACACTCGACACAGGAATCAGGCCAAGAGAGGCATTCCAACTGACCAAAGACGACATTAACCTGCGCTCCTGTGAAGTATACGTCAGAGCGGACGTATCAAAAACAAAGATAAGCCGGACGTTGCCTATATCGCCCATGACCGTAAAGGCCATTCGACAACTCATAAACGCAAGACATCCAGCATGGAAAGATGATGTTCCAATATTCACCTCAGCAGACGGAACGCCACTGACCAAGAATTCTTGGGGAGACAGGCTAGAAATGTATTCCAAACGTCTAGGCGTCCATATCCGTCCCTATGACCTCCGCCATACGTTCGCATTGTACTTCTTGCGTAATGGAGGCCACGCACTGGCGTTGCAAAGGATGATGGGTGTTGATCGTCAAGTAGAATTGACCCCGGTTTGGCACTGAATTTTGACCCCCCTCAGAAAACGGAAGTCATTGCTTGCCATGTCGTGTCGTCACTCAGGGTTCATCGTCGTCGGCCGTTGTCCCAACGGGCCGAGTGTATCGGCCCTGGCCGCTCCGTCAAGGGACGCTTCGCTCGCCCAAGGGCGCCCTTGACCTCGCGGCTGCGGGCCGATGGGGGGCCCTTAGGGGACAACGGCCACGTGTGCGTGTCGCACACGCACGGACAACATGGGGTACCAAGTCCGCCGGGCTGGTGATTAGGCGGAGGCATCGGCCTTGAGCTTGTCCTTCATCCGGTAACTGTGACCCTGAATGTGAAAAATGTGACTGTGATGCACCAGACGATCAATGATGGCGGCAGAAGCAATTGTATCGCCAAACACCTTGTCCCACTCGTCAAAAGGCATGTTGGTCGTCAGGATGATTGATCCCGTCTCATAGCGCTTGCTGACGAGCTGGAAAAAGAGGTTCGCCCGTTGCTTGTCCATGGGCATGTAGCCCAACTCGTCGATGATCAGCAGGTGGTAGCGGCTCAGCGACGCCAGCTTTTGGGGCGTGGAACGATCCGCTAAACTGGCATACAAGAGATCCGCCAGTTCAGAGGCGGTGAAAAACGCGACCCGGAGTCTGGCCGTGCACGCTTTGACCCCAAGGGCAATCGCTAAGTGCGTTTTTCCAACCCCTGGAGGACCTAGGAAAATAACGTTTTCTTTTCGGTGGATAAAGCCGAGTTCTCCCAATTCCCGAATCTCCGCGGCATGGAGCGAAGGTTGAAACGAGAAATCGAACTCCTCCAATGTACAGATCCGCGGGAATCGCGCCAGATGAATCTTCGTGGCAATGGACCGGTTGGTCTTCTGCAACACTTCCGCTTCCACGAGCCGCGTGAGAAAAGCTTGGTAAGTCAGCTTCATTTTCACCGCGTTCTCAATTTCCCGTTCCACCACCTCCCGCATATACGGCAGTTGGAGCGTTTTGAGATGTTGTTTCAGGGTCTCCATCGCATCTTCGGTCACGGGAACTCCCCCTTGTTAATGCAACAGTTGACTGTAGTAGGACAACGGGCGAATGGTGTCGGCGCGCCGAGATAACGCC
This region includes:
- the folE gene encoding GTP cyclohydrolase I FolE; amino-acid sequence: MGFDVDKIQTAVRMILEAIGEDPEREGLKDTPGRVARMYQEVFRGLHQDPREELNAIFNIEHEELVLVRDILFYSMCEHHLVPFFGKAHVAYLPRGGRVTGLSKLARLVETVARRPQLQERITSTVADAIMEKLEARGAVVVLEAEHMCMTMRGVNKPGSQTVTSAVRGVFLEDGKLREEVFRLIGHR
- a CDS encoding tyrosine-type recombinase/integrase gives rise to the protein MPRIRSTKHSVQANAWQQAVEEYLLYRKADGLRESTLKAQRETLALFFRRYPEAWNDPQKAVLQFLSEDIKPSTYNYRLTYLKSFFDWCIEQGFFQENPVKRFKKRKTDHRIVQLDETIMTKLLQLPDKSTFAGLRDYALFLLTLDTGIRPREAFQLTKDDINLRSCEVYVRADVSKTKISRTLPISPMTVKAIRQLINARHPAWKDDVPIFTSADGTPLTKNSWGDRLEMYSKRLGVHIRPYDLRHTFALYFLRNGGHALALQRMMGVDRQVELTPVWH
- a CDS encoding cold shock domain-containing protein, which codes for MQGRVKWFNAEKGYGFIEREDGGDVFVHFSAIQQEGFKSLEEGQLVEFDIVEGARGPQAANVVKL
- a CDS encoding UvrD-helicase domain-containing protein, with product MAREVYPPRAVEGLERWHWRMAAAGWTLTEEQWKAVQSPHRRIAVYAGPGTGKTTVLAARVLFLIQVLGMRPADLLVTTFTREAAAELKERLRPWLPSRSLIEMEMGTLHSRMLRWWVRESGQVPRLLTPEEQRRLVEKAARRCGTSGEEAAAALAVAKSRRPGRDQVPTMLWEIYESELRRYGAWDFDDILIHVHELLFEQGRRPPWKAVLVDEAQDLNEVQSILVEGLARDGLLFMIGDDDQSIYRFRGAVPIYFQGHLSRPDTAVFYLSINHRSHQGLVEPCNRLIANNGDARGKSIRALRQGPGPEVRLFPDEWEQDRWLNRVLAQEAVQGTAAVLARTHQQLQRALGRGGGEHRYGVSWLTFHGSKGREFDHVYILDAVEGSAPHYPGAPGKKRDQELEASAVEEERRLFYVAMTRARERLVILVPARIEGKETRMSRFLAEAGLAEQKLPGSRWRGLRKILRRE
- a CDS encoding transglycosylase domain-containing protein, with the translated sequence MGKRFKAYILLFVILAGFVFAAVGCTLTVPAFDASKLDPAQETIIYDRYGQPAITLRPSKSIPVPLQDIPINLRNAVIATEDSRFYEHPGIDLRGMARALVRDILSGGKVEGGSTITQQLARWVFLNDQKTFSRKIEEIILAAQLERHYTKDEILEMYLNKIYFGGQAYGVEMAARQYFGVSVKDLNGQKDPIGDLAKCALIAGLPQAPSYYNPFVHPQAAKERRDIVLENMYKNGYITKEQMDAAKQQPVPTSPPKTGLPVDDSNKYPWFLDYVLEEAENLGISADEIMRGGYRIYTTLDPQVQESMQQTYEKTSLFQLPNGQLPRSAAVVLDPKTGGIAGIIGGMQYKTFRGFNYATMNNFTMTGGNGQSPGSTIKPLVDYGPAIETGRYGPNSLLKDQLITYGSGAGAYTPHNWDGRYRGTMTLRAALELSENAPAVWLLDQIGIKTGLDFAKKLGLPVTPDDYNHLAVALGATSKGASPLIMAQAYAAFDNAGQFIKAHAITKIVDGNGRVLVQPDYAPTQVMQPRTAATMTDLLKSVVDHGLGAAARIPGYAVAGKTGTQEYAPIKGQNTDLWFVGYTPDYVGAVWMGPPDGMNYIPLSPGQQGEYGSGKAAAVFQSMMTRIIQTEHLPPKPFPVLGGTSTPTPPPDQTPPSQAITDLAATVSSDGSKVDLRWTPIQGDVSYRVYRTENGGTQALVASVTGGSWTDDQVTPGGQYEYVVAAVDGSGNEVNRSNAVTVSIPETVQQPPGRSQTDTGNGGKPQKPPKEDKKNHGSTGENGGGASGGQPTNPIENQPGTPQTSTVFQ
- a CDS encoding metallophosphoesterase produces the protein MRIYAIGDLHLSSHTPKPMTIFGEAWAEHPDRTRQAWLRSVGPQDWVLIPGDISWGMRLPEALPDLLWISRLPGRKVLLRGNHDYWWPSISRLREALPPDMYAIQNDSVILGDNIAVCGTRGWTCPGSRDFSEHDGRIFQREIARLELSLRSAPSGSRLWVMIHYPPVNEHHESNDLIDLMGDYGVDKCIYGHLHGPGHRTALTGRKFGIDFHLVSWDYLRGIPLQLYPEP
- the istB gene encoding IS21-like element helper ATPase IstB, encoding MTEDAMETLKQHLKTLQLPYMREVVEREIENAVKMKLTYQAFLTRLVEAEVLQKTNRSIATKIHLARFPRICTLEEFDFSFQPSLHAAEIRELGELGFIHRKENVIFLGPPGVGKTHLAIALGVKACTARLRVAFFTASELADLLYASLADRSTPQKLASLSRYHLLIIDELGYMPMDKQRANLFFQLVSKRYETGSIILTTNMPFDEWDKVFGDTIASAAIIDRLVHHSHIFHIQGHSYRMKDKLKADASA